Proteins encoded within one genomic window of Candidatus Hepatoplasma crinochetorum Av:
- a CDS encoding GIY-YIG nuclease family protein translates to MNNNVKKISGIYRIYLKDENNKEWSYIGASKNINSRFSAHKMMIRKMLKNKDNLLLRSLQSYTVPAKGASYYKIALFMIDNNLKISDLKLEILEEKEFFKIEEIEALEIDYIEKYNSEWEGFNGPHAKQFKYIRSLTEAKYQYNKILFDQYLKTNPDKVKDKKLSVNELFSNQKLIEKVKKSLKRNEANNLNIYQEKIDTIENILKNEYSRQFKTIENNLKQGKNPFPTIWFNWKNLDPYFAKNFEIYKIYCDQIIEKKIKEYN, encoded by the coding sequence ATGAATAATAATGTAAAAAAAATATCAGGGATATATCGAATTTACTTAAAAGATGAAAATAACAAAGAATGAAGTTACATAGGTGCTTCGAAAAATATCAATAGTCGTTTTAGTGCACATAAAATGATGATAAGAAAGATGCTTAAAAATAAAGACAATTTATTATTAAGATCTTTGCAATCATATACAGTTCCAGCAAAAGGAGCTTCATACTATAAAATTGCACTTTTTATGATTGATAATAATTTAAAAATAAGTGATTTAAAATTAGAAATCTTAGAGGAAAAAGAATTTTTTAAAATTGAAGAAATCGAAGCATTAGAAATTGATTATATTGAAAAATACAATAGTGAATGAGAAGGATTTAATGGTCCACATGCAAAACAATTTAAATATATTCGTTCACTTACAGAAGCAAAATATCAATATAATAAAATTTTATTTGATCAATATTTAAAAACAAATCCAGATAAAGTAAAAGATAAAAAATTATCTGTAAATGAGCTTTTTTCTAATCAGAAATTAATCGAAAAAGTAAAAAAAAGTTTGAAAAGAAATGAAGCAAACAATTTAAACATTTATCAGGAGAAAATTGATACTATTGAAAATATTCTTAAAAATGAATATAGTAGACAATTTAAAACAATTGAAAACAATTTAAAACAAGGAAAAAATCCATTTCCTACAATTTGATTCAATTGAAAAAATCTTGATCCTTATTTTGCAAAAAATTTTGAAATTTACAAAATTTATTGCGATCAAATCATTGAAAAAAAAATAAAAGAATATAATTAA
- the pstB gene encoding phosphate ABC transporter ATP-binding protein PstB, with protein sequence MNQNKNNLKNYQEQVLGKIKEIDDIKKEINYQSIIDILHNLNNDLKKLKEGHNSSLKKDLLNDQEIINFEKKIKKLEQKKAKNQAKFTNLNNKQKELFKIFNKNENVIIKNKREIAFISEEIYKLKDKLNFLNDLEKLVNDYKDSVAIENEKIKKLKEDLKAIPKNNQIKKYYIKEDIRKAKKQKLNLHKSKKFTSNYKNKIRKLQDKLKNYQDFKNKIKNENKFYQKLNQRIDNTLNTSIDKKVDDKYSFDVKNLNVWYDQKHALYDVDIKIPKNKIIAIIGPSGCGKSTFLRTLNRINDNIPKFRMHGKIIFDDEYDIYKLRSIYNHYKKIDLTDLRTKIGMIFQQPNPFPMSIRKNVAFSLKISGFKDRALTEKLVKKALKKANLWDEVKSNLKAIATSLSGGQQQRLCIARAIIQQPEVLLMDEPTSALDPKSSAAIENLILELKKNYTIIIVTHSMQQAQRVSDYTAFFYQGRLIEFARTEELFNNPKEQETKNYLKGKFG encoded by the coding sequence ATGAATCAGAACAAAAATAATTTAAAAAATTATCAAGAACAAGTTTTAGGAAAAATTAAAGAGATTGATGATATCAAAAAAGAAATTAATTATCAATCAATAATAGATATACTTCATAATTTAAATAATGATCTAAAAAAATTAAAAGAGGGTCATAATAGTAGTCTTAAAAAAGATTTATTAAATGATCAAGAAATTATTAATTTTGAAAAAAAAATCAAGAAACTAGAACAAAAAAAGGCAAAAAATCAAGCAAAATTTACAAATTTAAATAATAAGCAAAAAGAATTATTTAAGATTTTTAATAAAAATGAAAATGTAATTATTAAAAATAAACGAGAAATTGCTTTTATTAGTGAGGAAATTTATAAATTAAAAGATAAATTAAATTTTTTAAATGATTTGGAAAAATTGGTAAATGATTATAAAGATTCAGTTGCTATCGAAAATGAGAAAATTAAAAAATTAAAAGAAGATTTAAAAGCAATACCAAAAAATAATCAAATTAAAAAATATTACATAAAAGAAGATATTCGTAAAGCAAAAAAGCAAAAATTAAATCTTCATAAAAGTAAAAAATTTACAAGCAATTATAAAAATAAAATTAGAAAATTACAAGATAAATTAAAAAATTATCAAGATTTTAAAAATAAAATAAAAAATGAAAATAAATTTTATCAAAAATTAAATCAAAGAATTGATAATACTTTAAATACAAGTATTGATAAAAAAGTAGATGATAAATATTCATTTGATGTTAAAAATCTAAATGTTTGATATGATCAAAAACATGCATTGTATGATGTTGATATTAAAATTCCCAAAAACAAAATAATTGCAATTATTGGTCCTTCTGGTTGTGGAAAGTCAACTTTTTTAAGAACTCTTAATAGAATAAATGATAATATTCCAAAATTTAGAATGCATGGAAAAATTATTTTCGATGATGAATATGATATTTATAAATTAAGATCAATTTATAATCATTATAAAAAAATTGATCTTACTGATCTTAGAACAAAGATTGGAATGATTTTTCAACAACCAAATCCTTTTCCGATGTCAATTCGTAAAAATGTTGCTTTTTCTCTTAAAATTTCTGGATTTAAAGATCGCGCACTTACAGAAAAATTGGTAAAAAAAGCATTAAAAAAAGCAAATCTTTGAGATGAAGTTAAATCAAATTTAAAAGCAATTGCAACTTCTCTTTCGGGAGGACAACAACAAAGATTATGTATTGCAAGAGCGATTATTCAACAACCAGAAGTTTTACTTATGGATGAACCTACTTCAGCACTAGATCCAAAATCAAGTGCTGCAATCGAGAATTTAATTTTAGAGTTAAAAAAGAATTATACAATTATAATCGTAACTCATTCAATGCAACAAGCACAAAGAGTTTCTGATTATACAGCATTTTTTTACCAAGGAAGACTTATTGAGTTTGCACGGACAGAAGAATTATTTAATAATCCAAAAGAACAAGAAACTAAAAATTATCTAAAAGGAAAATTTGGTTAA